In Leisingera methylohalidivorans DSM 14336, a single genomic region encodes these proteins:
- a CDS encoding TraR/DksA family transcriptional regulator: MNESAQAALKLQITARLKALAAEDTLGEKARGVVELDQQMVGRLSRMDALQMQAMARAQAARRAVEAQRLQSALARMDAKEYGYCENCGEDIAPKRLQLYPAALKCMSCASG; the protein is encoded by the coding sequence ATGAATGAGTCCGCTCAGGCGGCGCTGAAGCTGCAGATCACCGCCCGGCTCAAGGCGCTGGCAGCCGAGGATACCCTTGGGGAAAAGGCGCGGGGCGTGGTGGAGCTGGACCAGCAGATGGTGGGCCGCCTGTCGCGCATGGATGCGCTGCAGATGCAGGCCATGGCCAGGGCCCAGGCCGCCCGCCGCGCGGTCGAAGCACAGCGCCTGCAGTCCGCCCTCGCCCGCATGGACGCAAAGGAGTATGGCTATTGCGAGAACTGCGGCGAGGACATCGCCCCGAAACGGCTCCAGCTGTATCCGGCAGCGCTCAAGTGCATGTCCTGCGCCTCGGGCTAG